A single genomic interval of Phocoenobacter uteri harbors:
- a CDS encoding SLC13 family permease, whose protein sequence is MLASILNLNTTLFNSSLFWTLTFLIIAVILFIRNKLRMDIVALLVILAFNLSGILTIQETFAGFSDPNIILIALLFIVGEGLVRTGIAYQVSEWLMKVAKNSEVKVLVLLMLSVAGLGAFMSSTGIVAIFIPVVLVICQQMNISPKRLMMPLSVAGLISGMMTLIATAPNLVVNAELIRETNVRLSFFSFTPIGILILILGIFYMLIARRWLSDSTTDEDSEENKHSIKDLIDEYHLQERTRSFIVHQGSDFINTPVGDLHLRTNYGLNILFIERWKRFRPIFLTSFLSKIEIKEKDILLVDVSDPELNLEEFCQQHNLEVVEIRQQNFTRTSKSMGMVEITPTPTSDYLGHSVSELKFRSKYRLNIIGIKRNNEILEGNIAEEPLKAGDLLLAVGDWKFIQEMRNKTYSFFVLDYPAEIERVSPAQSQAPHALLAIFIMVFLMVTGIVPNVVAALIACLMLAQFRCIDAKSAYSSIQWSSLILIIGMMPFSIALQKTGGVNLAIDYLLTIVGGWETHLLLMSLFVACAVVGLFISNTATAILMAPIAIEMANQLKVSPVPFAMVVAIAASAAFMTPISSPVNTMVLGLGGYKFSDFVKIGVPFTVLVMLVTVFVVPVLFPL, encoded by the coding sequence TTAAACACCACTCTTTTTAATTCCTCTTTATTTTGGACTCTTACTTTTCTTATTATTGCCGTTATTCTATTTATTAGAAATAAATTGCGAATGGATATCGTCGCATTATTGGTTATTCTCGCATTTAATTTAAGCGGTATTTTAACCATTCAAGAAACCTTTGCAGGGTTTAGTGATCCTAATATTATTTTGATTGCATTACTTTTTATTGTCGGAGAAGGGTTGGTTCGTACAGGCATTGCTTACCAAGTTAGTGAATGGTTAATGAAAGTTGCTAAAAATAGTGAAGTAAAAGTATTAGTGTTGCTAATGCTATCTGTGGCTGGATTGGGGGCTTTTATGAGTTCGACGGGGATTGTCGCTATCTTTATTCCTGTGGTGCTTGTGATCTGTCAGCAAATGAATATCTCGCCAAAACGTTTAATGATGCCATTAAGCGTGGCAGGGTTAATTAGTGGAATGATGACATTGATTGCCACAGCCCCAAATCTTGTGGTAAATGCTGAATTGATTAGAGAAACTAATGTACGATTAAGCTTCTTTTCTTTTACACCAATAGGGATTTTGATTCTTATTTTAGGTATTTTTTATATGCTTATTGCCCGTCGTTGGTTAAGTGATTCGACAACAGATGAAGATAGCGAAGAAAACAAACATTCCATAAAAGATCTTATTGATGAATATCATTTACAAGAGAGAACCCGCAGTTTTATTGTTCATCAAGGATCTGATTTTATCAATACCCCTGTCGGAGATTTACATTTACGTACGAATTACGGCTTAAATATTTTGTTTATTGAACGTTGGAAACGCTTTAGACCCATATTTTTAACCTCTTTTTTAAGTAAAATTGAGATTAAGGAAAAAGATATTTTATTAGTGGATGTGAGTGATCCTGAATTAAATTTGGAAGAATTTTGTCAACAGCATAATTTAGAAGTAGTTGAAATTCGTCAACAAAATTTTACTCGCACCTCAAAATCTATGGGAATGGTTGAGATTACACCAACACCAACAAGCGACTATTTAGGGCATTCTGTCAGTGAATTAAAATTTCGATCAAAATACCGTTTAAATATTATTGGTATTAAGCGTAATAATGAAATATTGGAAGGAAATATTGCAGAAGAGCCTTTGAAAGCGGGTGATTTATTATTAGCTGTTGGCGATTGGAAGTTTATTCAAGAAATGCGAAATAAAACTTATAGTTTTTTTGTTTTAGATTATCCTGCTGAAATTGAACGAGTGTCTCCGGCTCAGAGTCAAGCACCTCACGCACTTTTAGCTATTTTTATAATGGTGTTTTTAATGGTAACAGGCATTGTTCCGAATGTTGTTGCAGCCTTGATTGCTTGTCTAATGTTAGCTCAATTTCGTTGTATTGATGCTAAATCTGCCTATAGTTCTATCCAGTGGTCAAGTTTAATTTTAATTATTGGAATGATGCCTTTTTCTATCGCACTTCAAAAAACAGGTGGTGTGAATTTAGCAATTGATTATTTATTAACTATTGTGGGTGGCTGGGAAACTCACTTGCTTTTGATGAGTTTATTTGTTGCTTGTGCGGTGGTTGGATTATTTATTTCTAATACAGCAACAGCGATTCTAATGGCACCAATAGCGATAGAAATGGCGAACCAGTTAAAGGTTTCTCCTGTACCTTTTGCTATGGTTGTGGCTATTGCTGCCTCAGCCGCTTTTATGACACCTATTTCCTCACCAGTGAATACAATGGTGCTTGGTCTAGGGGGGTATAAATTTAGTGATTTTGTAAAAATAGGCGTACCTTTTACTGTATTGGTTATGTTGGTAACCGTATTTGTTGTACCTGTGCTATTTCCATTATAA